Within the Arthrobacter sp. V1I7 genome, the region CGAGTCCCCAAGCCACTGGGCCGCCTTGCCGCCCTGCGTGGAGGTCCACAGCACAGGCACGCCGGCGGCCAGCACTTCGGACGTTCCCGGCTGGTCAAAGCCGTTGTCGCCGGACATCACGACGTTGATCAGTTGGCCGGGGGAGACCAGCCGGACGGAGGACGGGTCCGCCATCCGGAGCGGCACGGCAGCCGAGCCAGGGGGATTTCCTGCCAGCAGGCCGGGACCCAGCAGCTGTGAGTCGGAGATCAGTTGGCCCTGTCGCAGGGGTACGGCCAGTTGCTTCCCTTGGAGCGACGCACCGTCGCTGAAGCTGCCGCCGGGCAGCAGACCGGGTGGGATGTTCAGGACCACCAGGTCGGCGGCGCCGAGGGTCTTGCCGGCCGGCAGATCCCGGGCAGCGGCGAGGGCGCCAACAGTATCGTCCGGCGCGGGCGTGAGTTGTTGGACGGTGATCCCGGCGGCGATGCACAGCAGCAGGGCCACTGTCAGCCGCCGGTTCCGGTTCAGCCAGCCCATCAGGCCGTTGCGTCCCCGCAGCCCGCCCGGACCGCGGGCGCGCGGTGGACTTCCGGGGTGCGGGCCGTAGCTGAGGGGGCCATAGGCACGCGGACGCGGTGAACGGCCGCGCGCAAGGATGAAACCCCTGCGGAAGTCTGCGCTGAGAGGCTGCGCGAGGAAAATCCCGTGCGGACGAATAAAGCTAACGGCGGTGGCCATGCCGCCACGCTATCCCCGAGCGGGACGGGCAGACAGGCGCCGAGATCCGTATGTGGACAAGCCGCACGGCGGACAGTCTGCCGGAATAGCAGCAGACCCCGGCCGGGGGCGATTGGTCAGCCCGCGGCGGCAGGAGCGGGAGCAGCAGGAGCGGCCGGGGCCGCGGCGGGCGCCGACGAGACAGTGCTGCCCTTGGCGTCCCGGGAATCCGTCCGGTAGAAGCCGGAGCCCTTGAAGACAACGCCTACGCTGTTGAACTTCTTGCGTAGTGTTCCCTCGCACTCGGGGCAGGAGCTCAGGGAGTTGTCGGTGAACGACTGCACGATCTCGAAGGCGTGGCTGCAATCCTTGCAGGCATATGCATACGTGGGCACTGGAAAATCCTCCTGTGGGACAAACGAGCAGGTCCCGTGCTGGCCGGTCCGGTCACTGCCGGTATGTCTACCGACGGTTTCCGTCCCTTAGCAGTCGCAGGGCCTGAGTGCTAATTCTATCATCCCGGGATCGTGGCTTCAGAGCAGGCGGACGAACCCGCCCGGCGTCAGGGCGGACGGCACCCTGCGGTCAAAAGACTCCACGGGGATGCTGCCCGCGGGCAGGACCTCGCCGTCATAGACGACGGCGATTGCGGGGAGCGGCGGAAGTGGTCCGGCGCCGTCGGCCGGTTCGGACCCGCCCGGGAAAAGCGAGTCCAGCGTCGTCAGGAATTTGTCGTAGTAGCCGCCGCCCTGGCCGATCCGGTTACCGGAGAGGTCGACGGCGGTGGCCGGCAGGAAGATGCCGGCGGCGGACCGCATGATCTCAGGGCCGCAGGGTTCGCCGACCGGTTCCCGGATCGGGGCAAAGCGGCTGCGGACAAAGGCGGACGTCGGCGTCCAGTACACCCAACTCAGGTTGATTCCCGGTTCGCACACCGGCAGCAGCACCCGGTGTCCGGCGTCGTGCAGCGCCGACAGCAGGGGGAGGGATGGCGGTTCGGTGCCGACTCCCAGGTAAGCCGCGAACGTCCCGGGTTGCCCGCCCGCCACCCTGTTGGCCCACGTCAGGCCGTGATGCGCGATCGCTGTACCGGCGGCGTCGAGAGCTGCCGGCCCCAGTAGTGCCCGCCGCGTCCGGTGGACCGCACGGATCTGTTCCTTTGTTGCCTTCATGACGCGGCCTTCCACCTGTATGCACCCCGATCCGCGGCCGCGGCCCGATCCGCGCCCATCACCCGCTGTAGAGAATTACCGAATGTTTAATACCTCCGTTAGATTAGTCGGGTGACTACACCCAACGCTTCCGTCCGTAAGGCCGTCATCCCCGCTGCGGGCCTCGGCACCAGGTTCCTTCCGGCCACCAAGGCCATGCCGAAGGAAATGCTTCCCGTCGTGGACAAGCCTGCCATCCAGTACGTCGTCGAGGAAGCCGTCAACGTCGGCCTGAGCGACATCCTGATGATCACGGGCCGCAACAAGCGCGCGCTTGAGGACCACTTCGACCGTGTCCCGACACTTGAGGCCACCCTTGAAGCCAAGGGGGACATCGCCAAGCTGGAATCCATCCAGGCCACCAGCAACCTCGGTGACATCCACTACGTGCGTCAGGGCGATCCCCTGGGGCTGGGCCACGCTGTCCTGCGCGCAAAGCAGCACGTCGGCTGCGAACCGTTTGCTGTGCTGCTGGGCGATGACCTGATCGACGCCCGCGATGAGCTCCTCAGCACCATGATCGAAGTCCAGGCCAAGACCGGCGGATCAGTTGTTGCCCTGATCGAGGTGGACCCTTCCCAGATCAGCGCCTATGGCTGCGCCGACGTCCAGGAGATCCGGGGCGAAGACTACGTCCGCATCAACCACCTCGTTGAAAAGCCCAGCGTCGAGGATGCCCCCTCAAACCTCGCCGTGATCGGACGCTACGTCCTCCACCCGGCCGTCTTCGAAGTCCTGGAAGGTACCGCGCCCGGTCGCGGCGGTGAGATCCAGCTCACCGACGCGCTCCAGTCGCTCGCAGCCGGTGACGGCGAAGGTTACGGCGTGTACGGCGTCGTCTTCCGCGGCCGCCGCTACGACACCGGTGACAAGCTCAGCTACCTCAAGGCCTGCGTGCAGCTCGCCTGTGACAGCGATGACCTCGGTCCCGGCCTGCGTGAATGGCTGCCCGACTTCGCCTCCAGCCTCACCGCCAGCCTGACCAAGTAACTCCCGTGGGGGGCAGCTTCAACTGGCCGGTGACGCTGGAATGCGGTGACATCCGGCTTCGCCCGATCCGGTACCGGGACCGCAGGGAGTGGACGGAAGTCCGTTTCCGCAACAGCGAGTGGCTCGCCCCCTGGGAGGCGTCCAACCCCCTTCCGGGCGGCGGACTTCCCGACTACCGGCAGATGGTGCGCTCCCTCAAGGCGCAGGCGGCGCAAGCCTCGGCGCTGCCGTTCGTCATTACTGAATGGACGCCGGGCTTCCGGGAGCCTGTGATCATCGGCCAGTTGACCGTGTCTTCCATTGTCTGGGGTTCGGCGATGATGGCCACGCTCGGCTACTGGGTGGACCAGCAACGGGCGGGCCACGGCATTGCCCCCACCGCCGTGGCAATGGCCACCGACCACTGCTTCGGCACCCTCGGGCTGCACCGGATGGAGATCAACATCAGGCCCGAGAATACCGCCAGCCTCAGGGTGGTGGAGAAACTTGGCTTCCGGGATGAGGGCTACCGTCCACGTTTCCTGCATATCAACGGGGAATGGGCGGACCACCGTACCTTCGCGCTGACCTCCGAGGAAGTGCCCGAGGGCCTGTTGGTCAGGTGGCTCAAAACCCGGTCGGCCTGACCGCTGAACTCTGCCGTGATCGGCCGGAACGTCGTAAATCAAGTCATTTGCCGGTTGCCGCGCGACACACCGCGGACAATGCGGGCCGGCCGGCCGTGTTGCTCATACCGTTTTGATTGTGGACTTCCCTCTTAGCAGCTCTGTGATCCTTGTCATTGCTGTTGCGCTCTGGATTGTGTGGGTGGCCCCCTACGTGCTCCGGAACGGACGCCACCAGTTGCAGCCTGCGGGCGAGCTCCTGGCGGATGTCGTTGATATTGCAACAGCAGACCCCCAAGCCGGGAAGGTCATGATGATGACGCCCCAGCAGGAGAAACCCATGACCAGTACACAGCGCACGCTTCCTGCCACGAGCCCCACTCCTACCGATGGCCTCCGGCAGTCGGGGGCCACCGTCCCGGTTTTCCGGATCCGGTATGGGCGCCTGGCCCTTGCCCTGGCAGGGTTGCTCGCCCTGCTCACCGGCGTCATCTCGGCAGCCCTGCGAATCTTCGGGCTCGGCCCAGCCTGGTTGCCAGTCGTGACCCTGCTCGGCGCCGCCGGCGCCGTCGTGGTGCTCCGACGGCTCGCCGTGCGTGACCGCAGGCGCAAAGTGAACGAGGCTTTCCGGTCCGCCATGAGCAAGCCGTCCAGAATCGCCCCGGCGGATTCCGCTCAGCGATCGGCCGTCTCACCGGAGTCTGAGCAGCGTGCTGACAGCCCCCTCTTCGACGCACAGGCCGTTGCTGCTTCGCCGCAGCCGGAACCGAAACCGCTCACGGCCCTGGAACTCCGGGAGGCCGCCCTTGCCGAAGCCGTGGCGTCCGGTGACCTCGCAGCCGGCGGGGTCCAGGGCACCAGGCCTCCCGTTGCTGAAGCCGCCAGCTGGGAACCGGTGGAAGTCCCCAAGCCCACTTATGTCGAAGCGGCGAAAGCGGAACGGGCGGCCCCGGAGCCGCTGGATCTGCCGGAAGCCCCCAAGGCGGTCGGTAAGCCGTCGCTGAAGCAGGACCTCAACCAGAGCGCAGCTTCCGCCTCTGCCTCCGCCGACGCGAAAGTCGGTAAGGGGCAGCGGGCCTTGAGCAACCTGGATGACGTTCTCCAGCGCCGCCGCGCCTGAATCGTTCTTCGCAACCCCGGGCGGCCCACTGCGGCCGCCCGGGGTTTTTGCGTCCAGGGGACTGCCCCGGAACGCTTCTTGGCGGGAAGCTCCGGGCAGAACTCGACTTTGCGTGCCGGCGGAACCGGGCAGGTGGGCCGTGAGGGTGGTGCGCCACA harbors:
- a CDS encoding 5-formyltetrahydrofolate cyclo-ligase, giving the protein MKATKEQIRAVHRTRRALLGPAALDAAGTAIAHHGLTWANRVAGGQPGTFAAYLGVGTEPPSLPLLSALHDAGHRVLLPVCEPGINLSWVYWTPTSAFVRSRFAPIREPVGEPCGPEIMRSAAGIFLPATAVDLSGNRIGQGGGYYDKFLTTLDSLFPGGSEPADGAGPLPPLPAIAVVYDGEVLPAGSIPVESFDRRVPSALTPGGFVRLL
- a CDS encoding FmdB family zinc ribbon protein; its protein translation is MPTYAYACKDCSHAFEIVQSFTDNSLSSCPECEGTLRKKFNSVGVVFKGSGFYRTDSRDAKGSTVSSAPAAAPAAPAAPAPAAAG
- the galU gene encoding UTP--glucose-1-phosphate uridylyltransferase GalU translates to MTTPNASVRKAVIPAAGLGTRFLPATKAMPKEMLPVVDKPAIQYVVEEAVNVGLSDILMITGRNKRALEDHFDRVPTLEATLEAKGDIAKLESIQATSNLGDIHYVRQGDPLGLGHAVLRAKQHVGCEPFAVLLGDDLIDARDELLSTMIEVQAKTGGSVVALIEVDPSQISAYGCADVQEIRGEDYVRINHLVEKPSVEDAPSNLAVIGRYVLHPAVFEVLEGTAPGRGGEIQLTDALQSLAAGDGEGYGVYGVVFRGRRYDTGDKLSYLKACVQLACDSDDLGPGLREWLPDFASSLTASLTK
- a CDS encoding Flp pilus assembly protein CpaB, which translates into the protein MATAVSFIRPHGIFLAQPLSADFRRGFILARGRSPRPRAYGPLSYGPHPGSPPRARGPGGLRGRNGLMGWLNRNRRLTVALLLCIAAGITVQQLTPAPDDTVGALAAARDLPAGKTLGAADLVVLNIPPGLLPGGSFSDGASLQGKQLAVPLRQGQLISDSQLLGPGLLAGNPPGSAAVPLRMADPSSVRLVSPGQLINVVMSGDNGFDQPGTSEVLAAGVPVLWTSTQGGKAAQWLGDSETDGLIVVAADAEQSRRLAGASTQGKLFFVLVAPAPG
- a CDS encoding GNAT family N-acetyltransferase, with protein sequence MGGSFNWPVTLECGDIRLRPIRYRDRREWTEVRFRNSEWLAPWEASNPLPGGGLPDYRQMVRSLKAQAAQASALPFVITEWTPGFREPVIIGQLTVSSIVWGSAMMATLGYWVDQQRAGHGIAPTAVAMATDHCFGTLGLHRMEINIRPENTASLRVVEKLGFRDEGYRPRFLHINGEWADHRTFALTSEEVPEGLLVRWLKTRSA